Below is a window of Hyalangium ruber DNA.
CCGAGTCGCTCAACGGCGCCTACCGCCTCTTCGTGCCGCCCGGCTCCACGGTGGAGCGCTCGGGCGCGGATGGGCGCTTCCAGCCCGTGCAGTCCTCCGCGCTCGAGGCGGACGGCAACCGCCGCTTCGTCACCCTGCGCGATGGCGCCGCCGCGCGCCTGAGCCAGGGCACCATGTCCCTGGTGGCCTACGCCGCCCCCGTGCCCGAGAAGGTATGGGTCAACCCGCTCAAGGGCCTGCCCTGGCTGGCGCTGGGGTGCTTCTTCCTCTTCTCCTGCGGCCTGGGCGTCTTGGTGGCGCTGAAGCCGGATCGGCCCGAGTCTCCGGACTTCACGCAGAAGAACCTCCCTCCCATCGCGCTGCGCCTGCTGGCGCCCGAGCCGAAGAAGAAGGAGGAGGCCAAGAAGAAGCTCGAGGCCATCAAGGAGAAGGCCAAGCCCAAGAAGGAAGAGAAGGTCGCGGAGAAGCCCACCCCCAAGCCGGTGGAGAAGACGCCGCCTCCCAAGAAGGAGGTGGCCGTGGCGCCCCCTCCGCCCGAGTCTCGCGCCCTCAAGGCCCTGGCCAAGCTGTCGGCCGCCGGCCCCGCCACCAATGACTTGCTGGCGGCGGTGGACAAGCTGGGCAGCGGCCCCGGCAGCAAGAACGTGAAGACGTCCAACTACAAGCTCTCGGGGCTGATCGGCAAAGCCCCCATCGCCAACGCGGGCCTGGGCACCTTCGGCCTGGGCGGAGGCGGCAAGGGCGGCGGCGCCACGCTGGGCGCGGAGCTCTTGCGCGGCAAGGGTGGCGGCGGCATCGGCGCGCTGGGCGCTGGCGGCGTGGGCAAGGGCAAGGTGGGCGGTGTGGTGACGCGCGCCACCACCCGCAGCATCTCCGCCACGCAGGGCAGCATCGACCGCGAGGCCGTGGCCAAGGTCATCAACAGCCACCTCCAGGAAGTCCACGCCTGCTATGAGCGCGGTCTGCTCAAGGATCCGGGCCTGGCCGGCAAGGTGGTGCTGGAGTGGACCATCGGCGCCGGTGGCCGGGTGGCCGCGGCCAAGACCAAGTCCTCCACCCTCCGAAATGCCTCTGTCGAGGCCTGTATCCTCAGCAGCCTGAAGGGTTGGGCCTTCCCCACCCCCAAGGGCGGCGTCGTCATCATCTCCTATCCCTTCATCTTCAACTCGGTCGGCTACTGACGCGGGCTCTCCCCGCGTCCGTGGCGGCCTCCGCTCGGACAGTCCCCATCGTGCGAAAAGCCCTCCTCCTGTTCCTGTCGCTCATGCCCGGCCTTGCCTTCGCGCAGGCCGAGGCGCTGGAGAACCCCGGTACCGTGTCCGCCGTGCAGGACCGGGCCTACCGGCTCAACCACGAGCTGACGCTCGGCATCGGCGTGCTGCCGGCGGACGCCTACTACAAGGGCTACTTCGCGGGGGTCGGCTACACCTACCACTTCAGCGATAGCTTCGCGTGGCAGGTAGGCCGCGGCTCCTACAGCTACAACGTGCAGACGGGCCTGCGCAGCCAGCTCGAGAACGACTTCGGCGTGGCCCCCACCGCCGCCGCCTTCGAGGACGAGGTGCAGTGGATGGTGGGCTCGGACGTGCTGTGGAGCCCGCTGTACGGCAAGACGGCCTTCCTCAACCGCAAGGTGCTGCACTTCGAGGCGTTCGTCATCGGCGGCGCCACCATCTTCAAGCTCAACCGCGAGGGCGGCTTCCGGCCGGGCGCCAACGTGGGCCTGGGCCTGCGGCTCTTCAGCAGCCAGAACGTCTCCTTCCGCCTGGATGTGACGAACAACTTCCTGTTCGCCGGCGCCCGGCGAATCGTCAACGTCCCCACCATCCAGTTGGGCACCGCATTCAACTTCGGCGCCACGGAATGACTCCCCGCACCCTGCTCGCCGCGCTCACCAGCGCCGCGCTCCTCACCCTCCCCGTGGAGGCCCGGGCCGCTGAACCCGCCGCGCCCAAGCCTCCTCCTGCTCCCGCTGCCGCCACTGGCGCGGCGCCCAAGCCTCCTCCTCCCGCCGCCGCCACTGGCGCGGCGCCCAAGCCCGCCGAGGCCGAAGCGCCAGCCGCCGCTGCCGCCGCTCCCGCCGAGACCGAGGCCGCCGAGACCGCCGCCGAGCCGGCCACGCCGCCCGCTCCGGAGAAGGTGGACCCCAAGCTCTTCGACGAGGCACTGGCGGAGTACTTCGCCGGCAACCCTCGCGCGGCCGCGGGCCCGCTGTTCGCCTGGCTGTCGGCCGCGCCCCGCACGGACGACAACTACGCCTGGGGCCAGTACTTCCTGGCGCGCAGCCTCATCGACCTGGGGCTCACCCACGCAGGCGCCACGTACCTGGCGCGCATCGCCCGCGAGCGCTCCAACCCCAACGTGCTGCCGCGCGCCCTGGAGACGCTCAAGCAGCTCACGGACAAGCCTCACGACGAGGTGATGATCGACGAGCAGGTGTTCGGCGCGTTGGACCTGGGCTTCCTGGAGCAGGAGGCCGGCGCCTACGCTCACTACCAGCAGGGGCTGGTGGACCTGCGGGTGGGCAACGAGCGCTGGGCCAACACCCACTTCGCCAAGCTGGAGGAGGGCGGCGCCGAGGCCAGCCGCGCGAAGTTCGCGCTGCTCGTCACCCGCCTGCGCACGGTGAAGGAGCCGGGCGAGGAGCTCATCACCGACTTCCTCACCCTGTCCAAGGACGAGCAGCTCACCCGCGAGGCGCGCAACGAGGCGGCGCTCGCGGTGGCCCGCCTGCGCTACGAGCGCAAGGACTACCCGGGCGCGCTGGAGGCCTACTCCCTGGTGAAGCTGCCCGAGCTCGATCCGGGCCGCGCCACGCTGTACCTGGAGGAGGCGTGGACGCGCTACAAGCTGGGTGAGCTGCGCGCCGCGCTGGGCATCCTCACCACGCTGGATGCGCCCTCCTTCCGCGACGAGTTCCTTCCGGACAAGTACCTGCTGCGCGCCCTCATCTACCGGGACCTGTGCCACTACCTGCCGGCCAAGCGCGCGGCCAAGGAGCTCACCCGCCGCTTCGCCGACTCGCTGGACGCCATCGCCGAGCGGGATGACCTGACGCAGGACCTGCGCCTGCGCCGCGCCGCCGCCGCACACGGGAGCACCAAGCGGGCTTCGCGCTTCAAGGAATTGCTGGAGCTGGAGTCCGAGCGGCTGGGCCGCTACGCGGGCAGCTTCGGGGAGCGGCTGCAGGCGCACCTGACGAAGCTGTATGCGCTGTCGCTGGGCGAGTCCGAGCGCGTCTACCAGGCGCGGCTGGGCGAGGCCGTGCGCCAGGAAGCCGACACGTTGCTGCGCGCCTCTGAGCAAGTGCGCCTGATGGAGTACGAAGTGGGCCTCAAGCTGTATGAGCGGGTGAAGAAGGGCTCCAAGGCAGTGCTGCCTCCGGAGGAGGAGCTGCTGCGGGCCGAACAGGTCGCCTTCCGCTTCGATGGGGAGTACTGGAACGACGAGCTGAAGTCGTACCGGGTCCGCATCGACAGCCGCTGCATCGAGGAGACCCCATGAGCGGCCAGCTGACGGGCCTCATCACCGCGGTGCTGCTGGCGGCCAGCCCTGGCGGCCCCGCGCGCGGGGATGCGGGCCTCAACCCCATCGTCTCCAAGGCCAAGGAGCGCGAGGAGCTCATCACCAAGCTCAAGCGCGACATCTTCAAGGTGGACCGCGCCATCGGCGAGACGGAGCGGCTGATCGCCAAGAGCCGAAACGCCCCGTACCTGCCGGACCTGCAGTTCCGGCTGGCCGAGCTGTACGTGGAGAAGAGCCGCTACGTCTATTACCTGCAGGCCGAGTCCCGGCCGGAGGGAGCCAGCGGCGCCATCGTGTCGCCGGAGACGCGGCTGCTGAAGAACAAGGCGGTGCAGATGTACTTCCGCCTGCTGCGCGAGTACCCGGACTTCCACGACGGGGACAAGGTGACGTTCTACCTGGCGCACGAGCAGCGCGAGCTGGGCAGCTTCGACGAGATGCTCAAGACGCTGGGGGACCTCATCCGCAAGTACCCCTCCAGCCCCCTGCGCCTGGAGGCCGAGCAGATCCTCGGCGACCACTTCTTCGACAAGGCGGACCTGGCCGAGGCGGAGAAGCACTACGCCGCCATCCTCGCCCAGCCACCCTCGCCGGTGCATGACCTGGCCCGCTACAAGATGGGCTGGATCCGGGTGAACCAGGCCAAGCACGCCGACGCCGTCACCTTCTTCGAGGCGGCCGCGGCGAGCGAGCCCCTTCCCGGCGTGGACGCCAAGAAGGCGCTCAACATCAAGCGCGAGGCGCTGCTGGACCTCGTCTACAGCTACACCGAGGTGAAGCCCGCCAAGGGCGCGCTCAACTACTTCGAGAAGCTCAGCGAGAGCCGGGCCACCTTCGCCCTGGCGCTGGACAAGCTGGGCAACCGCTACTTCATCAAGCAGCAGTACGAGTACGCCATCCCCGCGCTGCGCAAGCTGATGGAGATCCAGTTCGACCCCGAGCTGGACCTGGAGCGCGGCCAGAAGCTCTACGACGCGCTCAAGGCCTCCAAGGGCAAGGTGATGCCGGAGCCGACGGACCTGCGCTTCCTGGTGCGGGCCGCGGTGCAGAGCAAGACGGACCCGGAGCTGCCCGAGGCCGACCGCAAGAAGCACCTGGCGGAGCTGGAGGAGATGGCGCGCGACTTGTCCACGCAGCTGCACCTAGCGGCGCAGAAGAAGGACGACAAGGCGATGTACGTCACGGCGGCCTCGGCCTACCGGGAGTACCTGAGCCTGTTCCGTCCGGACGCCTACGTGCGGCCCATCATGAAGAACCGCGCCGACGCGCTCTTCGAGGCCGGGGCGTTCCCGGACGCGGCGCGCCAGTTCGAGGAGCTGGCCCGCTACGAGGAGAAGGCCAAGCAGCGGGATGAGAAGGCCATCGAGGCGGCGGTGTACGGCGCGCTGCTGTCGCACTTCTCCACCGTGAAGCCGGAGGAGGCGCTCAAGCGCAACGCCTTCGAGGTGGCCGACGCGCGCCAGGCCCTGAAGGTGCTGGGCGGCAACTACGTCACCCGCTTCCCCAACAGCCCCAACGTGCTGGAGGTGAAGTTCAACATCGCCCGTGCCTTCTACGAGGACGGCGACTACCAGAAGGGCGCAGAGCTGTTCACCGCGTTCGCCCTGGCGCACCCCAACCACAAGGACGCCGCCGTCGCCGGCAACCTGGCGCTCGATGGGCTGCGGCAGCTCAACGACTTCAAGGGCCTGGAGGAGACGGGCAAGAAGTTCCTGGGCACCGCGCTACCCGCGAAGTTCCAGGACGACGTGCGCAAGATCCTCACCCAGAGCAAGGCCGAGGCGCTGGACGAGCTGGCGCTCAAGAGCGCGCAGGAGACGGGCGACGTCATCCAAGGCCTGCTCAAGGTGGCCGACGAGAACAAGAGCTCGGAGATTGGCGAGAAGGCCCTGTACGGCGCCTTTACGGCCGCGCGTGAGAAGCGGGACATGACGCGCCAGCGCGAGCTGGGCACCAAGCTGCTCACCGACTACCCCAAGAGCCAGTTCCTCTCGGACGTGCTGCTAACGCTCGGCCGGCACGCGGCGGAGGCCGGCGCCTTCGGCGAGGCGGCGGGCTGGTACGAGCAGGTGGGCCAGAAGCTCACCGGCGACGTGACGGGGCTGGATGGCTACCTCTCCGCCGCCCGGCTGCGCATGGCGATGGGCGACTACAAGGAGGCGGCACGCACGCTGGAGACAGCCTCCGAGACGGCCGGCGCGCGCAAGGCCGAGGTGCTGGTGCTGCTGGCTGACGCGCGGCTGAAGC
It encodes the following:
- a CDS encoding outer membrane beta-barrel domain-containing protein, producing the protein MRKALLLFLSLMPGLAFAQAEALENPGTVSAVQDRAYRLNHELTLGIGVLPADAYYKGYFAGVGYTYHFSDSFAWQVGRGSYSYNVQTGLRSQLENDFGVAPTAAAFEDEVQWMVGSDVLWSPLYGKTAFLNRKVLHFEAFVIGGATIFKLNREGGFRPGANVGLGLRLFSSQNVSFRLDVTNNFLFAGARRIVNVPTIQLGTAFNFGATE
- a CDS encoding tetratricopeptide repeat protein, whose translation is MSGQLTGLITAVLLAASPGGPARGDAGLNPIVSKAKEREELITKLKRDIFKVDRAIGETERLIAKSRNAPYLPDLQFRLAELYVEKSRYVYYLQAESRPEGASGAIVSPETRLLKNKAVQMYFRLLREYPDFHDGDKVTFYLAHEQRELGSFDEMLKTLGDLIRKYPSSPLRLEAEQILGDHFFDKADLAEAEKHYAAILAQPPSPVHDLARYKMGWIRVNQAKHADAVTFFEAAAASEPLPGVDAKKALNIKREALLDLVYSYTEVKPAKGALNYFEKLSESRATFALALDKLGNRYFIKQQYEYAIPALRKLMEIQFDPELDLERGQKLYDALKASKGKVMPEPTDLRFLVRAAVQSKTDPELPEADRKKHLAELEEMARDLSTQLHLAAQKKDDKAMYVTAASAYREYLSLFRPDAYVRPIMKNRADALFEAGAFPDAARQFEELARYEEKAKQRDEKAIEAAVYGALLSHFSTVKPEEALKRNAFEVADARQALKVLGGNYVTRFPNSPNVLEVKFNIARAFYEDGDYQKGAELFTAFALAHPNHKDAAVAGNLALDGLRQLNDFKGLEETGKKFLGTALPAKFQDDVRKILTQSKAEALDELALKSAQETGDVIQGLLKVADENKSSEIGEKALYGAFTAAREKRDMTRQRELGTKLLTDYPKSQFLSDVLLTLGRHAAEAGAFGEAAGWYEQVGQKLTGDVTGLDGYLSAARLRMAMGDYKEAARTLETASETAGARKAEVLVLLADARLKQKDYANARRAAESALALDKLSTSAAAVIAEVQATTAPGEAPDKLISTLTTAVQGPNGQTEEAAKGLWFLGEILYRGYKELPSDKVEEKVGALQGLEGIYTQAASLGYAEWAVASLWKLGLAYGHLADVVDGTQPPAGMSAAEAKAFQAAVKEQVAPLRSRAEEAFKACLNRAEQLEVYSAAVVGCRTRSETAAMPVPAPGAPVRNASVEELRKKVEATLTAESLEALGMAYLESRQYGLAQLTFGRVTELQDTRAASHNALGWALLNQGDAMSAREAYARALEADPTYNKARLNMAALRCRFGDADGARRELSVLKDVASLNGPDVDAGWKACK
- a CDS encoding AgmX/PglI C-terminal domain-containing protein, whose protein sequence is MSAQPSVLQVVILRDGLLVGTEVFVPGTYAIGSDSSSDLRLDDASIDPRHAVLYFQNGRSAIQDAGSTHGVYVNGHRVSACEIRPVDEVLCGPFVLKTRVLSQRPADKPQPPPEVAALLGAAPPAPHAPAPQAAVRPLRPAPAQQVAATVPVARSPVPQQAAAQPPAPELLATTVPIAAPPPSMARPPQQAAAVHMAPASPAPTVVPVPQRAPVAASRGGPAVAQVPTPVPVALPPQPAAEPMPAGTMPSARRRAPQELQPVGPPPSMVLADDLLADMVDPADLGLAPVPAAPLPHKAHAPARPTSEPSRPTHAPRMAPGKGAAQLYLELYWGGIRREAHRFQPSKQPLKAAGDTRAPMPLWGFSLPEEGFTLAESLNGAYRLFVPPGSTVERSGADGRFQPVQSSALEADGNRRFVTLRDGAAARLSQGTMSLVAYAAPVPEKVWVNPLKGLPWLALGCFFLFSCGLGVLVALKPDRPESPDFTQKNLPPIALRLLAPEPKKKEEAKKKLEAIKEKAKPKKEEKVAEKPTPKPVEKTPPPKKEVAVAPPPPESRALKALAKLSAAGPATNDLLAAVDKLGSGPGSKNVKTSNYKLSGLIGKAPIANAGLGTFGLGGGGKGGGATLGAELLRGKGGGGIGALGAGGVGKGKVGGVVTRATTRSISATQGSIDREAVAKVINSHLQEVHACYERGLLKDPGLAGKVVLEWTIGAGGRVAAAKTKSSTLRNASVEACILSSLKGWAFPTPKGGVVIISYPFIFNSVGY